One Streptomyces sp. NBC_00223 genomic window carries:
- the nuoK gene encoding NADH-quinone oxidoreductase subunit NuoK → MNPANYLYLAALLFTIGATGVLIRRNAIVVFMCVELMLNACNLAFVTFSRLHGNLDGQVIAFFTMVVAAAEVVVGLAIIVSMYRSRHSASVDDANLMKL, encoded by the coding sequence GTGAATCCGGCGAACTACCTTTACCTGGCGGCACTGCTGTTCACCATCGGTGCGACCGGGGTGCTGATCCGGCGCAACGCGATCGTCGTCTTCATGTGCGTCGAGCTGATGCTGAACGCCTGCAACCTGGCGTTCGTCACCTTTTCCCGGCTGCACGGCAACCTCGACGGCCAGGTCATCGCCTTCTTCACGATGGTCGTGGCCGCCGCCGAGGTCGTGGTCGGACTCGCGATCATCGTGTCGATGTACCGTTCCCGCCACTCGGCCTCGGTCGACGACGCCAATCTCATGAAGCTGTAG
- the nuoL gene encoding NADH-quinone oxidoreductase subunit L, with product METLIGLLVAAPLLGAGILLTGGRRLDRFGHLLGTLLALVSFALGVALFTNMLGKAADSRALHSHLFTWVPVGGFRADVGFQLDQLSMTFVLLITGVGTLIHIYSIGYMEHDENRRRFFGFLNLFLAAMLLLVLADNYFLLYAGWEGVGLASYLLIGFWQHKPSAATAAKKAFLVNRVGDIGLSVAIMLMFTTFGSFAFSDVLPGAAQAGSAQHATMTGIGFMLLLAACGKSAQVPLQSWLGDAMEGPTPVSALIHAATMVTAGVYLITRSGAIFNAAPDAQTAVVTVGAVTLLYGAIVGCAKDDIKKALAGSTMSQIGYMIMAAGLGPIGYVFAIMHLVTHGFFKAGLFLGAGSVMHGMNDEVDMRRYGGLRKYMPVTFVTFGLGYLAIIGFPGLSGFFSKDKIIEAAFAKGGTEGWILGSAALLGAAITAFYMTRVMLMTFFGEKRWVPDADGHQPHPHESPKSMTIPMIILAVGSVFAGAAFSINSRFLKWLEPVTGHSEGNSPVGAGTVTAATMVVLVVGVGIAWLMYGRRPVPAVAPRGSLLTKAARRDLLQDDFNHVVLVRGGEHLTRALVYLDHSLVDGVVNGTAASVGGLSGRLRKVQNGYVRSYAVSMLGGAAVVVAATLLMRAV from the coding sequence GTGGAAACCCTGATCGGACTGCTCGTCGCGGCGCCGCTGCTGGGCGCGGGCATCCTGCTGACCGGAGGCCGGCGGCTCGACCGCTTCGGCCATCTGCTCGGCACGCTGCTCGCCCTGGTGTCGTTCGCGCTGGGCGTGGCCCTGTTCACGAACATGCTGGGCAAGGCCGCCGACAGCCGCGCCCTGCACTCGCATCTGTTCACCTGGGTGCCGGTCGGCGGTTTCCGCGCCGACGTCGGCTTCCAGCTCGACCAGTTGTCGATGACCTTCGTGCTGCTGATCACCGGTGTGGGCACGCTGATCCACATCTACTCGATCGGCTACATGGAGCACGACGAGAACCGTCGCCGCTTCTTCGGCTTTCTCAATCTGTTCCTCGCGGCGATGCTGCTGCTGGTGCTGGCCGACAACTACTTCCTGCTCTACGCGGGCTGGGAAGGCGTCGGTCTGGCCTCGTACCTGCTGATCGGCTTCTGGCAGCACAAGCCGAGCGCGGCGACCGCGGCCAAGAAGGCGTTCCTGGTCAACCGGGTCGGCGACATTGGGCTGTCGGTGGCCATCATGCTGATGTTCACCACCTTCGGCTCCTTCGCCTTCTCCGACGTCCTGCCCGGGGCGGCGCAGGCCGGGTCCGCGCAGCACGCCACCATGACCGGCATCGGCTTCATGCTGCTGCTGGCCGCGTGCGGCAAGTCGGCCCAGGTACCGCTCCAGTCGTGGCTCGGCGACGCGATGGAGGGCCCGACCCCGGTCTCGGCCCTGATCCACGCCGCCACCATGGTGACCGCGGGCGTCTATCTGATCACCCGCTCGGGCGCGATCTTCAACGCCGCCCCGGACGCGCAGACCGCCGTCGTCACCGTCGGCGCGGTCACGCTCCTCTACGGTGCGATCGTCGGTTGCGCCAAGGACGACATCAAGAAGGCGCTGGCCGGCTCCACGATGTCGCAGATCGGCTACATGATCATGGCGGCCGGGCTCGGCCCGATCGGCTATGTCTTCGCGATCATGCACCTGGTCACGCACGGCTTCTTCAAGGCCGGGCTCTTCCTCGGCGCCGGTTCGGTGATGCACGGCATGAACGACGAGGTCGACATGCGGCGTTACGGCGGCCTGCGCAAGTACATGCCGGTCACCTTCGTCACCTTCGGCCTCGGCTACCTGGCGATCATCGGCTTCCCCGGGCTGTCCGGCTTCTTCTCCAAGGACAAGATCATCGAGGCGGCCTTCGCCAAGGGCGGCACCGAGGGCTGGATCCTCGGCAGCGCGGCCCTGCTGGGCGCCGCGATCACCGCGTTCTACATGACGCGCGTGATGCTGATGACGTTCTTCGGCGAGAAGCGCTGGGTGCCGGACGCGGACGGCCACCAGCCGCACCCGCACGAGTCCCCGAAGTCCATGACCATCCCGATGATCATCCTGGCCGTCGGCTCGGTCTTCGCGGGCGCCGCCTTCAGCATCAACTCCCGCTTCCTGAAGTGGCTCGAACCCGTCACCGGCCACAGCGAGGGCAACTCGCCGGTCGGCGCCGGTACGGTCACGGCCGCCACCATGGTCGTGCTGGTCGTCGGCGTGGGCATCGCCTGGCTGATGTACGGGCGCAGGCCCGTCCCGGCCGTCGCCCCGCGCGGCTCGCTGCTGACCAAGGCGGCCCGGCGCGACCTGCTCCAGGACGACTTCAACCACGTGGTCCTGGTCCGCGGCGGCGAACACCTCACCCGCGCCCTGGTCTACCTGGACCACTCCCTGGTCGACGGTGTCGTCAACGGCACCGCCGCCTCGGTCGGCGGCCTGTCCGGCCGCCTCCGCAAGGTGCAGAACGGCTACGTCAGGTCCTACGCCGTCTCCATGCTCGGTGGCGCCGCGGTCGTGGTCGCCGCGACCCTTCTCATGAGGGCGGTCTGA
- a CDS encoding NADH-quinone oxidoreductase subunit M, which yields MSFPLLTVTAALPAVGAVVTAAVPAGRKTAAKYSALLFSLGTLALAAIALVRFDPGGDRYQLTESHAWVKSFGLRYDLGVDGIGVVLVALTALLIPFVMLAGWHDADSLEDSTAPNRRWRPTQGFFALVLMVEAMVVLSFEATDVFLFYILFEAMLIPMYFLIGGFGDRAHAAGEEEAARQRSYAAVKFLLYNLVGGLIMLAAVIGLYAVTADQLGAGTFSLQDILAARASGKLHLANDTERWLFLGFFFAFAVKAPLWPLHTWLPNAMGESTAPVAVLITAVVDKVGTFAMLRYCLQLFPEASKWATPVILVLAVISIIYGALLAVGQRDIKRLIAYASVSHFGFIILGIFAMTSQGQSGATLYMVNHGISTAALMLVAGFLITRRGSRLIADFGGVQKVAPVLAGTFLIGGLATLSLPGLAPFVSEFLVLVGTFSNYPVLGIIATLGIVLAALYVLVLYQRTMTGPVKAGIEGMGDLKVRELVVVAPLIALLLFLGVYPKPVTDIVNPSVKHTLSDVHKTDPKPALEAKK from the coding sequence ATGTCCTTTCCTCTCCTTACTGTCACCGCCGCCCTCCCGGCCGTCGGCGCGGTCGTCACGGCGGCCGTGCCCGCGGGGCGCAAGACCGCCGCCAAGTACTCGGCGCTGCTCTTCTCGCTGGGCACGCTGGCGCTGGCCGCGATCGCGCTGGTCCGGTTCGACCCGGGCGGTGACCGCTACCAGCTGACCGAGTCGCACGCCTGGGTCAAGAGCTTCGGCCTGCGCTACGACCTGGGCGTGGACGGCATCGGGGTCGTCCTCGTCGCGCTCACCGCGCTGCTGATCCCGTTCGTGATGCTGGCCGGCTGGCACGACGCCGACTCGTTGGAGGACTCCACGGCCCCCAACCGGCGCTGGCGGCCCACCCAGGGCTTCTTCGCGCTGGTCCTCATGGTCGAGGCCATGGTGGTGCTCTCCTTCGAGGCCACCGACGTCTTCCTCTTCTACATCCTTTTCGAAGCCATGCTCATCCCGATGTACTTCCTCATCGGCGGCTTCGGCGACCGCGCGCACGCGGCGGGCGAGGAGGAGGCGGCCCGGCAGCGTTCGTACGCCGCGGTCAAGTTCCTGCTCTACAACCTGGTCGGCGGACTGATCATGCTGGCCGCCGTCATCGGGCTGTACGCGGTCACCGCCGACCAGCTCGGCGCGGGCACCTTCTCGCTCCAGGACATCCTGGCCGCGCGCGCCTCCGGGAAGCTGCACCTGGCCAACGACACCGAGCGCTGGCTGTTCCTCGGCTTCTTCTTCGCCTTCGCGGTGAAGGCCCCGCTGTGGCCGCTGCACACCTGGCTGCCCAACGCGATGGGCGAGTCCACCGCGCCGGTCGCCGTCCTGATCACCGCGGTCGTCGACAAGGTCGGCACCTTCGCGATGCTGCGCTACTGCCTCCAGCTCTTCCCGGAGGCGTCCAAGTGGGCCACGCCGGTGATCCTGGTGCTCGCGGTGATCAGCATCATCTACGGCGCCCTGCTCGCCGTCGGCCAGCGGGACATCAAGCGGCTGATCGCGTACGCGTCCGTGTCGCACTTCGGCTTCATCATCCTCGGCATCTTCGCGATGACGAGCCAGGGCCAGAGCGGCGCGACCCTCTACATGGTCAACCACGGCATCTCGACGGCCGCGCTGATGCTGGTCGCGGGCTTCCTGATCACCCGGCGGGGCTCGCGGCTCATCGCGGACTTCGGCGGCGTGCAGAAGGTCGCCCCGGTGCTCGCGGGCACCTTCCTGATCGGCGGCCTCGCCACCCTCTCGCTGCCGGGGCTCGCGCCCTTCGTCAGCGAATTCCTGGTGCTGGTCGGCACGTTCAGCAACTACCCGGTGCTCGGGATCATCGCGACCCTGGGCATCGTGCTGGCCGCGCTGTACGTGCTGGTGCTCTACCAGCGGACCATGACCGGTCCCGTCAAGGCCGGGATCGAGGGCATGGGCGACCTCAAGGTACGTGAACTGGTCGTGGTGGCCCCGCTGATCGCGCTTCTCCTCTTCCTCGGCGTGTACCCGAAGCCGGTGACGGACATCGTCAACCCGTCGGTCAAGCACACGCTCTCCGACGTGCACAAGACCGACCCCAAGCCCGCGCTGGAGGCGAAGAAGTGA
- the nuoN gene encoding NADH-quinone oxidoreductase subunit NuoN — protein sequence MSTASVHSLWTTAAPVVDKIPTPHIEYAQLSPVLIVFGAAMLGILFEAFLPRRSRYTAQVTLSVIGLAAAFAAVVALAEKGYGTTKAHIAAMGAVAVDGPALFLQGTILLVSIVAVFTFAERRLDPKAHGRHVDSFAAQGSAVPGGDQEKAAVKAGFTSTEVFPLLLFAVGGMLVFPAANDLLTLFVALEVFSLPLYILCALARRNRLMSQEAAMKYFLLGAFSSAVLLFGIALLYGYSGTVSYSGISSVIDGTAKITPALANTTGNDALLLIGLAMVAAGLLFKVGAVPFHMWKPDVYQGAPTPVTGFMATSTMVAAFGALLRLLYVVLPGMRWDWRPVMWGVAIATMLLGAIIAVTQTDVKRLLAYSSIAHAGFILAGVIATNKQGISSVLFYLAAYSFTTLGAFAVVTLVRDAGGEATHLSRWAGLGRRSPLVAAVFAVFLLAFAGIPLTSGFAGKFAVFKAAAQGGAMPLVIVGVISSAIAAFFYIRVIVLMFFSEPKADGPSVAVPSPLTSTAIALGVAVTVVLGLAPQYFLDLADKASIFVR from the coding sequence GTGAGCACCGCCTCCGTCCACAGCCTGTGGACGACAGCGGCGCCCGTGGTCGACAAGATCCCCACCCCGCACATCGAGTACGCCCAGCTCTCGCCGGTCCTGATCGTCTTCGGCGCGGCGATGCTCGGCATCCTCTTCGAGGCGTTCCTGCCGCGGCGCTCCCGCTACACCGCGCAGGTCACCCTCTCCGTGATCGGCCTGGCCGCCGCCTTCGCGGCCGTCGTCGCTCTCGCGGAGAAGGGGTACGGCACGACCAAGGCGCACATCGCGGCCATGGGGGCCGTCGCGGTCGACGGCCCGGCGCTGTTCCTCCAGGGCACGATCCTGCTGGTCTCGATCGTGGCGGTCTTCACCTTCGCCGAACGGCGGCTCGACCCCAAGGCCCACGGCCGGCACGTCGACTCCTTCGCCGCGCAGGGCTCGGCCGTCCCCGGCGGCGACCAGGAGAAGGCCGCGGTCAAGGCCGGGTTCACCTCCACCGAGGTCTTCCCGCTGCTGCTCTTCGCGGTCGGCGGCATGCTGGTCTTCCCGGCCGCGAACGACCTGCTGACGCTCTTCGTCGCCCTTGAGGTCTTCTCGCTGCCGCTGTACATCCTGTGCGCGCTGGCCCGCCGCAACCGGCTGATGTCGCAGGAAGCCGCCATGAAGTACTTTCTGCTGGGCGCCTTCTCCTCGGCGGTCCTGCTCTTCGGCATCGCGCTGCTCTACGGCTACTCGGGCACGGTCTCGTACTCGGGGATCTCCTCGGTGATCGACGGCACGGCGAAGATCACCCCGGCCCTGGCGAACACCACAGGGAACGACGCGCTGCTGCTGATCGGCCTCGCCATGGTCGCGGCCGGACTGCTCTTCAAGGTCGGCGCGGTGCCCTTCCACATGTGGAAGCCCGACGTCTACCAGGGCGCGCCCACGCCGGTGACCGGCTTCATGGCCACCAGCACGATGGTGGCGGCCTTCGGGGCGCTGCTGCGGCTGCTGTACGTGGTGCTGCCCGGCATGCGCTGGGACTGGCGGCCCGTCATGTGGGGTGTGGCCATCGCCACGATGCTGCTCGGCGCGATCATCGCCGTCACGCAGACCGATGTGAAGCGGCTGCTGGCGTACTCGTCCATCGCCCACGCGGGGTTCATCCTCGCGGGCGTCATCGCGACGAACAAGCAGGGCATCTCGTCGGTCCTCTTCTACCTCGCGGCCTACTCCTTCACCACGCTGGGCGCGTTCGCCGTGGTCACGCTGGTGCGCGACGCCGGCGGCGAGGCGACGCACCTGTCGCGGTGGGCCGGGCTCGGGCGGCGCTCGCCGCTGGTCGCGGCGGTCTTCGCGGTCTTCCTGCTGGCCTTCGCCGGTATCCCGCTGACCTCCGGCTTCGCCGGGAAGTTCGCGGTCTTCAAGGCGGCCGCGCAGGGCGGCGCGATGCCGCTGGTCATCGTCGGTGTGATCTCGTCGGCCATCGCGGCGTTCTTCTACATCCGGGTGATCGTGCTGATGTTCTTCAGCGAGCCGAAGGCGGACGGTCCGTCGGTGGCCGTCCCGTCCCCGCTGACGTCGACGGCGATCGCGCTGGGCGTGGCCGTCACCGTCGTCCTGGGTCTGGCGCCGCAGTACTTCCTCGACCTGGCGGACAAGGCGAGCATCTTCGTCCGCTGA
- a CDS encoding glycoside hydrolase family 11 protein — MKKALFHPRSGRLRHIRLLISFACAAALAVVAAIVPGTANAATTITSNATGTNNGYFYSFWEQASGATMTLGSGSNYQLTWNTAAQNVVAGTGWNPGTTQSVTYSGSWNCNGNCYLALYGWTTNPLIEYYIVDNYGTYNPSSGATKLGSVNSDGSTYDLYRTQRVNQPSIQGTATFYQYWAIRQAKRTGGTITTANFFNAWATAGLNLGTPNYQILATEGYQSSGSSNITVTAGGSGSTTGGTTTGGTTTGGTTTGGTTTGGTTTGGTTTGGTTTGGTTTGGTTTGGSTTGGSGTPGGCKVTYNPNSWPGGFTADVTITNTGSTAVNGWTLGYTLPSGQTISNVWNANISPSSGAVKATNVSFNGQVAANGGTANFGYQGTWTGSTFSKPTSFTLNGATCTNG; from the coding sequence ATGAAGAAGGCCCTGTTCCACCCCAGGAGCGGCAGGCTCCGTCATATCAGGCTGCTCATCAGCTTCGCCTGCGCCGCGGCACTGGCCGTGGTCGCGGCGATCGTGCCCGGCACCGCCAACGCCGCCACGACCATCACCTCGAACGCGACCGGCACCAACAACGGCTACTTCTACTCGTTCTGGGAGCAGGCCAGCGGCGCCACGATGACGCTGGGGTCGGGCAGCAACTACCAACTCACCTGGAACACAGCCGCGCAGAACGTCGTCGCCGGCACGGGCTGGAACCCGGGCACGACCCAGTCGGTGACCTACTCGGGCTCGTGGAACTGCAACGGCAACTGCTACCTGGCCCTCTACGGCTGGACCACGAACCCGCTCATCGAGTACTACATCGTCGACAACTACGGCACCTACAACCCGAGTTCCGGCGCCACCAAGCTGGGCTCGGTCAACAGCGACGGTAGTACGTACGACCTGTACCGGACGCAGCGCGTCAACCAGCCCTCGATCCAGGGCACGGCGACGTTCTACCAGTACTGGGCGATCCGCCAGGCGAAGCGCACGGGTGGCACGATCACCACGGCCAACTTCTTCAACGCGTGGGCCACAGCCGGCCTGAACCTCGGCACCCCGAACTACCAGATCCTGGCCACCGAGGGCTACCAGAGCAGCGGCAGCTCCAACATCACCGTCACCGCCGGAGGCAGCGGCAGCACCACCGGCGGGACCACCACGGGCGGCACGACGACCGGTGGCACGACGACCGGCGGGACGACCACGGGCGGGACCACGACCGGCGGCACCACCACCGGCGGCACCACGACCGGCGGCACCACCACGGGCGGGACGACCACGGGTGGTTCGACGACTGGTGGCAGCGGTACTCCGGGCGGGTGCAAGGTGACGTACAACCCGAACTCGTGGCCGGGTGGCTTCACGGCGGACGTGACGATCACCAACACCGGTTCGACGGCGGTCAATGGCTGGACCCTCGGCTACACGCTGCCCAGCGGCCAGACGATCTCCAACGTCTGGAACGCGAACATCTCGCCCAGCAGTGGAGCGGTGAAGGCGACCAACGTCTCCTTCAACGGCCAGGTAGCGGCCAACGGCGGCACAGCCAACTTCGGCTACCAGGGCACCTGGACAGGGTCGACCTTCAGTAAGCCCACCTCGTTCACCCTGAACGGCGCCACCTGCACCAACGGCTGA
- a CDS encoding polysaccharide deacetylase family protein, with amino-acid sequence MPITAHLSLRSLVTGLAAAALAVAGTVAVNVNATESHAATCNGYVGLTFDDGPSNDHTPAILNALKQNGLRATVFNEGQYAAQFPAQVKAELNAGMWIGNHSYTHPHLIQESQAQIDSEVGSTQQAIANAGGGTPKLFRPPYGETNSTLKSVESKYGLTEIIWDVDSQDWNGASVDAIVQANAQLQNGQIILMHEWPANTLTAIPRIAQGLANRGLCAGMISPQTGRAVAPDGGSTTTGGTTTGGTTTGGTTTGGTTTGGTTTGGTTTGGTTTGGTTTGGTTTGGSTTGGTTTGGSTTGGSGTPGGCKVTYNPNSWPGGFTADVTITNTGSTAVNGWTLGYTLPSGQTISNVWNANISPSSGAVKATNVSFNGQIPANGGTANFGYQGTWTGSTFSKPTSFTLNGATCTAS; translated from the coding sequence ATGCCCATCACAGCTCATCTGTCGCTACGTTCCCTGGTCACGGGACTGGCCGCCGCCGCCTTGGCGGTAGCCGGCACCGTCGCCGTCAACGTCAACGCCACCGAGTCGCACGCCGCGACCTGCAACGGCTACGTCGGCCTCACCTTCGACGACGGCCCGTCCAACGACCACACCCCGGCCATCCTCAACGCCCTCAAGCAGAACGGGCTGCGGGCCACGGTGTTCAACGAGGGCCAGTACGCGGCCCAGTTCCCGGCCCAGGTCAAGGCGGAGCTCAACGCCGGGATGTGGATCGGCAACCACAGCTACACCCACCCGCACCTGATCCAGGAGAGCCAGGCCCAGATCGACTCCGAGGTCGGCTCCACGCAGCAGGCCATCGCCAACGCGGGCGGCGGCACGCCGAAGCTGTTCCGTCCGCCGTACGGCGAGACCAACTCCACGCTGAAATCGGTCGAGTCCAAGTACGGGCTGACCGAGATCATCTGGGACGTCGACTCGCAGGACTGGAACGGCGCGAGCGTCGACGCCATCGTGCAGGCCAACGCGCAGTTGCAGAACGGCCAGATCATCCTCATGCACGAGTGGCCGGCCAACACGCTGACCGCGATCCCGCGCATCGCCCAGGGGCTCGCCAACCGCGGCCTGTGCGCGGGCATGATCTCCCCGCAGACCGGCCGCGCCGTGGCCCCCGACGGTGGCAGCACCACCACGGGCGGTACGACGACCGGCGGTACGACCACGGGTGGCACCACGACGGGCGGTACGACCACGGGTGGCACCACGACGGGCGGTACGACGACCGGCGGGACCACGACGGGTGGTACGACCACCGGCGGGACCACGACGGGCGGTTCCACGACCGGCGGGACGACCACGGGTGGTTCGACCACTGGTGGCAGTGGCACTCCGGGCGGGTGCAAGGTGACGTACAACCCGAACTCGTGGCCGGGTGGCTTCACAGCCGATGTGACGATCACCAACACCGGTTCGACGGCGGTCAATGGCTGGACCCTCGGCTACACGCTGCCCAGCGGCCAGACGATCTCCAACGTCTGGAACGCGAACATCTCGCCCAGCAGTGGAGCGGTGAAGGCGACCAACGTCTCCTTCAACGGCCAGATCCCGGCCAACGGCGGCACAGCCAACTTCGGCTACCAGGGCACCTGGACAGGCTCGACCTTCAGCAAGCCGACCTCGTTCACCCTGAACGGCGCCACCTGCACCGCGAGCTGA
- a CDS encoding MFS transporter yields the protein MLRQPHVPRTFGAALVGRFSYGLIFLSLVVALSRATGSYAWAGTALACFGLSTSFLAPLRARLIDRRGPRRVLPVMAVAYAVLLAALTVATWGPGTPVWALVALTLSAGACAPPLGPVMRALWSDLMPDREMRQRAFSLDTVAEELLYVVGPLVAGLFIAFGNPALGVGVSALLALAGSLALAYAPITRRDRSDREAAGPAEPGPGAPVGATGPFAPAVVAGGVGVSLGALDLLVVAFAERHHHIAAVAWIQAALSVGSAVGGLAYGARAWRLTSRQRLPLLAVALSVSLGAAGLAPGIFPLAVAVGCAGLFVAPTLSTAYMAADECATPETRVRAGTWVNSAFNAGSSGGTTAAGLALGRFPLWLCFVAAALPTLASSLPATTTLPRFGRTNPDAAR from the coding sequence GTGCTCCGGCAGCCGCATGTGCCGCGCACCTTCGGCGCGGCGCTGGTCGGCCGCTTCTCGTACGGCCTGATCTTCCTGTCCCTGGTGGTCGCGCTCAGCCGGGCGACCGGCTCCTACGCCTGGGCGGGCACCGCGCTGGCCTGCTTCGGCCTCAGCACCTCCTTCCTGGCCCCGCTGCGCGCCCGCCTGATCGACCGGCGGGGGCCGCGGCGCGTACTGCCCGTGATGGCCGTGGCGTACGCGGTGCTGCTCGCCGCGCTGACCGTCGCGACCTGGGGTCCGGGCACCCCTGTGTGGGCGCTCGTGGCGCTCACGCTCTCGGCGGGGGCCTGCGCGCCGCCGCTCGGACCCGTGATGCGAGCTCTGTGGAGCGACCTGATGCCCGACCGGGAGATGCGGCAGCGTGCCTTCTCCCTGGACACCGTCGCCGAGGAACTGCTCTACGTCGTCGGCCCCTTGGTAGCGGGGCTGTTCATCGCGTTCGGCAACCCGGCGCTCGGGGTCGGCGTCAGCGCGCTGCTGGCGCTGGCCGGTTCCCTGGCCCTGGCGTACGCGCCGATCACGCGACGCGACCGGTCCGACCGCGAAGCCGCCGGACCGGCTGAGCCGGGTCCGGGGGCACCGGTCGGCGCCACGGGGCCGTTCGCGCCCGCCGTGGTGGCAGGCGGGGTCGGCGTGTCCCTGGGCGCGCTGGATCTGCTGGTGGTGGCCTTCGCCGAACGCCACCACCACATCGCGGCGGTGGCCTGGATCCAGGCCGCGCTCTCCGTCGGCAGCGCGGTCGGCGGCCTGGCCTACGGCGCCCGCGCCTGGCGGCTGACGAGCCGGCAGCGCCTGCCGCTCCTGGCGGTCGCCCTGTCCGTGTCCCTGGGCGCCGCGGGGCTCGCCCCCGGCATCTTCCCGCTGGCCGTCGCGGTGGGGTGCGCCGGCCTCTTCGTCGCCCCCACGCTGTCCACCGCCTACATGGCCGCGGACGAGTGCGCCACGCCGGAGACCCGGGTCCGGGCGGGCACATGGGTCAACAGCGCCTTCAACGCGGGCAGTTCCGGCGGTACGACAGCCGCGGGCCTGGCCCTGGGCCGCTTTCCGCTCTGGCTGTGCTTCGTCGCGGCGGCCCTCCCCACACTGGCCTCGTCCCTCCCGGCCACCACCACGCTCCCCCGCTTCGGCCGGACCAACCCCGACGCCGCCCGGTAA
- a CDS encoding DUF397 domain-containing protein has protein sequence MTTHLRTVAAPALAGVADWFRSSYSSAGNNCVEAADLTRTAYRAVAIRDSKDPEGPALLFPADAFAAFVADTRAGRYDL, from the coding sequence ATGACGACTCACCTCCGTACTGTTGCGGCTCCGGCGCTCGCCGGTGTCGCCGACTGGTTCAGGTCCTCCTACAGCAGCGCGGGCAACAACTGCGTTGAGGCGGCGGACCTGACCCGTACCGCGTACCGCGCCGTCGCGATCCGCGACTCCAAGGACCCCGAGGGCCCGGCGCTGCTCTTCCCGGCCGACGCGTTCGCCGCTTTCGTCGCGGACACGCGCGCGGGCCGCTACGACCTCTGA
- a CDS encoding helix-turn-helix domain-containing protein: MAAQHRPTARRIALGHELREMRRRAGLSIQEASNGMAFSDTKLQRVETGLQDLRSAADLRKLLSRYGVTDEEDVERLVATQREASSQEWWTPHVANMSPGMPRFLGIESAAQEIRAYHPTIVLGLLQTEAYARARYLAAKPLDETTTEFVDDGVQIRMRRKEALTREEEPLRLWAILYEPALRHIMGSTDIMREQYDEIARLASLDNVTVQVLPLSMRGYLFDHDFSILLLGGRLPTTIQLDTALGTVSIADKPREVGRFSRHFESMSRSALPPEDTPKFLHHLAREITE, translated from the coding sequence ATGGCCGCACAGCACAGACCAACCGCGCGTCGGATCGCACTCGGCCACGAGCTGCGCGAAATGCGTAGGCGAGCCGGGCTCAGCATCCAGGAAGCGTCGAACGGAATGGCGTTCAGCGACACCAAGTTGCAGCGGGTCGAGACCGGTCTGCAAGACCTGCGCAGCGCTGCGGACTTGCGCAAACTACTGTCCCGCTACGGCGTCACCGACGAGGAGGACGTCGAACGGCTCGTCGCGACCCAACGGGAGGCGTCCAGCCAGGAGTGGTGGACGCCGCACGTGGCCAACATGAGCCCGGGGATGCCGCGCTTCCTCGGCATCGAGTCGGCGGCGCAGGAGATCCGGGCGTACCACCCGACCATCGTCCTGGGCCTGCTCCAGACCGAGGCGTACGCCCGGGCGCGGTATCTGGCCGCCAAGCCCCTGGACGAGACGACGACCGAGTTCGTCGACGACGGCGTACAGATCCGGATGAGGCGGAAGGAGGCGTTGACCCGTGAGGAAGAGCCGCTACGGCTGTGGGCGATCCTCTACGAGCCCGCGCTGCGGCACATCATGGGCAGCACCGACATCATGCGCGAGCAGTACGACGAGATCGCCAGGCTCGCGAGCCTCGACAACGTGACCGTCCAGGTGCTCCCGCTCAGCATGCGCGGGTACCTGTTCGACCACGACTTCAGTATTCTGTTGCTTGGTGGCAGGCTGCCGACCACGATCCAGCTGGACACGGCGCTCGGAACCGTGTCGATCGCCGACAAGCCCCGTGAAGTCGGGCGGTTCTCCCGGCACTTCGAGTCAATGTCCAGGTCTGCTCTGCCGCCGGAGGACACCCCGAAGTTCCTGCATCACCTAGCGCGAGAGATCACGGAATGA
- a CDS encoding ATP-binding protein has product MAMVIDSTRLLTYSATLRRTASCVAEARGIVRVALAAWGLDELAEDGALVVSELAGNAVRHTRCRNVGVAVVRTGPGAVRICVTDRSHARPVPRRAGDGEVCGRGLLVVEALTARWGTDALPRGKRVWGELSRPDTG; this is encoded by the coding sequence ATGGCCATGGTGATCGACTCGACCAGACTACTGACGTACTCCGCGACACTGCGACGCACGGCGTCGTGCGTCGCGGAGGCCCGGGGGATCGTACGGGTGGCGCTGGCGGCGTGGGGGCTGGACGAACTCGCCGAGGACGGCGCCCTGGTGGTCTCGGAGTTGGCCGGCAACGCCGTACGGCACACGCGCTGCCGGAATGTCGGGGTGGCCGTCGTCCGCACCGGGCCCGGCGCCGTACGGATCTGCGTGACGGACCGCTCTCACGCCCGGCCCGTTCCCCGACGCGCGGGGGACGGGGAGGTGTGCGGACGCGGACTGCTGGTCGTGGAGGCGCTGACCGCCCGGTGGGGAACGGACGCGCTGCCCCGGGGCAAACGGGTCTGGGGAGAGCTGTCCCGTCCGGACACGGGCTGA